From one Myxococcus xanthus genomic stretch:
- the pilA gene encoding type IV pilin protein PilA, which produces MRVSRFNPRNRGFTLIELMIVVAIIGILAAIAIPNFIKFQARSKQSEAKTNLKALYTAQKSFFSEKDRYSDFANEIGFAPERGNRYGYRVSAAAGDCEVRNAADLPVPAAGVPCISNDSFRFGANSAIDDPTPVVARFVPQGAAGWNTTLGVQPTIADCPNCNFFAGARGNADNEATFDDWVIAGFEGSGQVGPCSEAGNVASGTPYNTRNDVACDGAAQ; this is translated from the coding sequence ATGCGCGTCTCGCGATTCAACCCCCGCAACCGTGGCTTCACGCTCATCGAGCTCATGATCGTGGTCGCCATCATCGGCATCCTGGCCGCCATCGCCATCCCGAACTTCATCAAGTTCCAGGCCCGCTCGAAGCAGTCCGAGGCGAAGACGAACCTCAAGGCGCTGTACACCGCGCAGAAGTCGTTCTTCTCCGAGAAGGACCGTTACTCCGACTTCGCCAACGAAATCGGCTTCGCGCCGGAGCGCGGCAACCGTTACGGCTACCGTGTGTCCGCTGCGGCGGGCGATTGCGAGGTGCGCAATGCGGCTGACCTTCCGGTGCCTGCTGCCGGCGTTCCGTGCATCTCCAACGACTCGTTCCGCTTCGGTGCCAACAGCGCCATCGACGATCCGACCCCGGTTGTCGCCCGCTTCGTGCCCCAGGGCGCTGCCGGGTGGAACACGACCCTCGGTGTGCAGCCGACCATCGCAGACTGCCCCAACTGCAACTTCTTCGCTGGTGCGCGTGGCAACGCGGACAACGAGGCGACCTTCGATGACTGGGTGATCGCCGGTTTCGAGGGCTCTGGCCAGGTGGGTCCGTGCTCCGAGGCGGGTAACGTTGCCTCCGGTACCCCCTACAACACGCGCAACGACGTCGCCTGCGACGGCGCGGCCCAGTAA